cctgcGTGTCACTGCGTGTACagtttaacaaacatttatatgtGTTATATGAATGATGATGTGTTATTGAGTCGTATTTAGTTactattttatattcatttcatTCTATTTTTGGGTTGTCTCCTGTGATTTCAAGTTTATATTGACCAACCCTCTGATCTGTGGCTGATACTGTATCAGAGATGTTATGTTTTAGCAGAGATCAGATGTGATGTTGTTTTCCCATTCTTTTTTCTAGAGTGTGCAGAGTTTTTATGTCCATCCATTAATAGGGTTGGGCATCGTTTTGATTTGAACGATTCTGATTCCGATTCTTGCTTTCGATTTTGGTTCTTTTCGATTCTCAATTCCGATTCTTTGAAGGGTGGAGTTAAAACATGACACAGGCTCATTTCACAGAGGAAATGTTTATTCTGATTCAATGAGTTTTAGTTTTGGGAACTGAAGCTTATGTAGGAGAAAATTAGGAACGCACCAGACCAAAaaacacatatatttatatattacagAACTTGCACCCTGGTCTGGACATGTATAAACTAACTCATTAAATTAAAAACAGTTCTTGTTCAAAAATATGAGCATGTCTGCCTTCTCAGGCAGTATCCGTGAACGTTCAGCACAGATTGTGTCACCGGCAGTTGAGAACACCCGTTCACTAGGTGTAGAGGAGGCCTGAACACACAAATACGAAAAGGCGGTGTTTGACATTAAAGGATAAGTCATGCGCTGGTTCCACCACCAGGCAGCGTGGTCATCAGACGTAAAGGTTGGTGTTGTCTCCTTATACATCTGGATCTCCTTCTCTGCCTGGTCCTGGATGGACATGGTCCTCCTATGAGATGACATCTTTTCTGCATCCTCATCGGCAAAAAGCTCCTCCAATGGAGACTTTCTTGGATGTTTGCTTGGAGGTTGTTGCTGCAAAAACAAAGAATGGACATGTTCgctaaaagaaaaacatatactACTAAAGGGCAAAGGCTAAGATCCTAAATATAATTTCAACATTTCTGTGCTTACGttctcatcttcctcctccACTTCATCATTCTCATCCCTTTTCTCACTACCTTCTCCACAATCGTCCTCTGTTGACTGCTAATAACATAATTGGCATTTATAGACCAAACATTTTAATGACTGAATTGGAGACATTAAATGTTTGAGCTTCAATGACATTATATAACCTGCTCATGCTCTGAGTCTTTCATCAGGTCTCTTTTGATTCGGTCCCAGACAGCATCATCATCACCACCAATATTTAGTTTGAAGCGTGGGTCTAATGCTGTGGCCACTTCAAGAAAGTTCCTGATATCCTCACtctgcaaaataaaatttttatttaatacacaATGAAGTCACAGGaatataattatttaatgtATTGTTCTTTAATGAAAgttcacatatttttttatctgaTATCGCTTGGACAAGTTTGCCCAAACTTGCTTCTTGAGATTGGTTataaaaacgtctcggttacgtatgtaaccctcgttccctgaaggaagggaacggagacgtcacgtcgtgaccgacgaattgggaaccgctccgcgggtgacctatctacttcgagaaactataaaaacgctaatgaacttggcatgcaggtatttgcataatgccggcgccgccccgccaggtgcgtatataaggcgcaggtgcacaataccaaattagctatattattgctgagaagccgagcaacagtgcccggcctgaaaacagcaatggaacagcaaactgtggcgacgggacgtgacgtctccgttcccttccttcagggaacgagggttacatacgtaaccgagacgttccctttcagtcggtcactacgacgtcacgtcgtgaccgacgaattgggaatccctaccaaaacgccactgcagctgaacccttccagtgtctgtaaaagccctccgccctccacgtaaggggcggaaccaaaggcaaaatgcagaaggccggtcactacctgttccttaacccacgatagtgaagcagcgaactggggaagcgtctaaactgagcggagctagaacactgcggaagccatcccctaagaaggttgaatggatgacataaaatatgaaacaaccgataggttgctcataaaaagtctctgaacaaaacatagtatgcagagagatgcagagcaggctctgctaaggaaaacgtggaggattagtaccccacggagtatacacacaaatgaaccccacgtaggggaaaaatgtggacgcctagcctacacaggtttacagagaatacatcagtgataggttgacagcggatgctccgcaacatcggctatcagggcggtggaggagaggcaaaaacagtttttagaCGTTTTTGgcccgatggccttccatattggtgcagatgtgcagcaccaaaatagaggctccaagccgacacacgagccgaccctcggcattcttaactagttagtagaaagaacccgagtggaaaccggttcgacacgaacactatagaatcttgtgaacgtattaggtgtcgcccagcctgcagctctacaaatatctgttagcgaggaaccgcgagccagtgcccaagatgatgccacactgcgtgtagagtgggcacgtaaattaaacggtcaaggcacattctgcttttgatatgcaagggctatagtatccacaatccaatgggacatcctctgcttggtgacagcttttcctttctgctgaccaccgtaacaaacaaagagctgatctgaggtcctaaagctttgcgtcctgtctatatacacacgtagtgcacaaacagggcataacaaagccgtggctgggtctgcctcctccaaaggcagcgcttggaggttcaccacttgatctctgaaaggagtggtgggaactttgggcacaaagccgggccggggtctcagtgttacgctggatgcagccggcccgaactgaaggcacgattcgtcgaccgaaaatgcatgaatatcccctatcctcttaacagaagccaaagcaaggagagttaatgttttcatagtaagaaatttaacactcacactatgcagaggctcaaatggggcttcctggagtgatttcagcaccaaggacagttcccaaggaggaatagagggaggacgcgaaggattcagtcttcgagcacctctgagaaatctaatgaccaggtcgtgctgacccactgttctaccgtttacgggtgaatggtgagaagatatcgctgcgatatcgaccttaatagtggatggtgacagcctattctccaaacgacgctggagatataaaagcacaacactaatcgggcattctcgggggttttcactttgggaagaacaccagtcgacaaacaggttccatttaagcgcgtaagcctgtctcgtagacggcgctcgcgctgcagcaatagtgttagatacctcttgcggtaaatcactcaaatcctccgtgccccgtccagagaccacacatggaggtttcacaggtcggggcgcgggtgccataatgtgccctcttgttgagaaagaaggtccttcctcaggggaatcttccaaggaggggctgtcgcgaggagagagagttctggaaaccaactcctggttgtccaatacggtgccaccaacagcacgctctcctcgtcctcccggattttgcatagggtttgcacaatgaggctcaccggagggaacgcgtatttgcgcatgtttcgcggccagctgtgtgccaatgcatccacgccgagcgagtcgtcggctagtgaatagaacaggcgacaatgggtcgtctctggggaagcaaacagatctatctgcgctttgccgaaaggtctccaaatctgctgaaccgcaatggggtggagtcgccattcgccgggacgcgcagcccgagagagcgcatccgcctctacattgagcgtgcccgggatgtaaatggcacgaagagacctcaaattcttctgactccaagtgaggagatgacgggcgagatgcgacaggtgacgcgagcgtaaaccgccttgacgattgatgtacgccacggtcgcagtgttgtctgtgcgaactaatacatctttgccctgtaactcgttgctgaaacggacgagcgcaagatatacagcccacatttctcggcaatttatgtgccaatgcagctggggtgccgtccagacccccgaagccgcaagcccatcgtacgtggccccccaccccgtgtccgaagcatctgtgcatactattgcatgcctggagacctgtctcagaggcacaccggctcggagaaacgcacggtctgaccacggagtgaaagtgcgacgacacgcaggtgtaatgataacacggagaatgccgcgcagccacgctctcctcgggactcgatcgtgaagccaatgctgaagcggtcgcatatgaagcagtccgagcggagttacagctgcggctgctgccatatggcccaaaagcttctgaaattgtttcagcgggaccgcgctcttgctcttgaatgtattcaggcaagtcagaatcgactgtacacgcgcttctgttagacgagctgtcaaatcgatcgagtccagttccataccgagaaaagagattctctgcacggggcaaagcttgctcttttcccagttgacccgaagacccaaacgagcgaggtgttttaaagttgaatctctgtgatcgcacagcgtctgacgtgtttgagctattattagccaatcgtccagatacgcgagaatgcgcacacctctctctctcagggg
The nucleotide sequence above comes from Paramisgurnus dabryanus chromosome 12, PD_genome_1.1, whole genome shotgun sequence. Encoded proteins:
- the LOC135750176 gene encoding E3 SUMO-protein ligase ZBED1-like isoform X2, whose translation is MKDSEHEQQSTEDDCGEGSEKRDENDEVEEEDENQQPPSKHPRKSPLEELFADEDAEKMSSHRRTMSIQDQAEKEIQMYKETTPTFTSDDHAAWWWNQRMTYPLMSNTAFSYLCVQASSTPSERVFSTAGDTICAERSRILPEKADMLIFLNKNCF